One window of Polyangiaceae bacterium genomic DNA carries:
- a CDS encoding glycoside hydrolase family 1 protein → MSLRCGLKLRCGLTLRRGLGLFGGLGLGALVLASGCSSDDPAQESSFKPFDYAAMGPLSGNSGKGSFRFGAASADAQIEDQNTNTDWWVWTTPVDQGGLGKGNDPVGEATQGYTRAIDDIQLMTDMHLDSYRFSMSWARIEPQRDQVDEAALEHYSQELDALIAAGIRPNVTIHHFSYPVWIDDPRDPECAAGPSDANLCGLGHPQGGALVVEEMRQFAKLLAERFGDRVDDWATVNEPVNYLLAGHGVGQFPPGKAKLFSLLDGFMPVVRDYLSGHAAMYHAVKEADSIDADGDGIAANVGLTLSVGEWAPARDNEPSEDPEDVSAAERLKYVYHYMVPDAMLTGKFDADLDGTAEEDQPGWKGTLDWMGVQYYFRAGVTGKNGLVPEPLKLTPCFSAFDFGSCLLPTDPSWCVPEMQYEYYPEGLYNVLHAYGERYPALPLVVSESGIATEVGERRASNIVRALEQIERARAEKVDIRGYYYWSLTDNFEWVEGFGPRFGLYSVDYDTYERTPTLGAEVLGKIAETRKLSQEYRDLYGGDGPMTPEGTFGPRTLCSGKDLP, encoded by the coding sequence ATGAGCCTGCGTTGTGGATTGAAGCTGCGCTGTGGATTGACGCTGCGTCGTGGTTTGGGCTTGTTCGGGGGTTTGGGGTTAGGCGCGCTGGTTCTCGCGTCGGGATGCTCCAGTGACGACCCCGCTCAGGAGTCGAGCTTCAAGCCATTCGACTACGCGGCCATGGGGCCGCTGTCCGGGAACTCAGGCAAGGGCAGCTTCCGCTTTGGTGCGGCCAGCGCTGATGCGCAGATCGAAGATCAGAACACCAACACGGACTGGTGGGTGTGGACGACGCCGGTCGATCAGGGAGGCCTTGGCAAGGGCAACGATCCAGTTGGTGAAGCGACCCAGGGCTACACCCGGGCGATCGACGACATCCAGCTGATGACTGACATGCACCTCGACAGCTATCGCTTCAGCATGTCTTGGGCGCGGATCGAGCCCCAGCGGGATCAAGTTGACGAGGCTGCCCTCGAGCACTACTCCCAGGAACTCGATGCGCTAATTGCCGCGGGGATCCGACCCAATGTGACCATCCACCACTTCAGCTACCCGGTGTGGATCGATGACCCGCGGGACCCGGAGTGTGCCGCGGGGCCGTCAGACGCAAACCTATGTGGTTTGGGGCACCCTCAGGGGGGCGCGCTAGTCGTCGAAGAGATGCGCCAGTTCGCAAAGTTGCTCGCTGAGCGCTTCGGCGACCGCGTCGACGATTGGGCTACGGTCAACGAGCCGGTGAACTACTTGCTCGCTGGTCACGGAGTTGGGCAATTTCCGCCCGGTAAAGCTAAACTGTTCTCGCTGCTTGACGGCTTCATGCCGGTGGTGCGGGACTACCTGAGTGGTCACGCGGCGATGTACCATGCGGTCAAGGAGGCTGACTCCATCGACGCGGACGGTGACGGCATCGCTGCCAACGTCGGACTCACCTTGAGCGTCGGCGAGTGGGCTCCCGCGCGAGACAACGAACCGAGTGAGGATCCGGAAGACGTCAGCGCAGCCGAGCGGCTCAAGTACGTCTACCACTACATGGTGCCGGACGCGATGTTGACGGGGAAGTTCGACGCTGATCTCGACGGCACCGCTGAAGAGGATCAGCCCGGTTGGAAGGGCACGCTCGACTGGATGGGAGTGCAGTATTATTTCCGCGCGGGAGTGACCGGGAAGAACGGCTTGGTGCCTGAGCCGTTGAAGCTCACGCCGTGCTTCAGCGCGTTCGACTTCGGCTCCTGCCTCTTGCCGACGGACCCCTCCTGGTGCGTGCCGGAGATGCAGTACGAGTACTACCCGGAGGGCCTGTACAACGTCCTGCACGCCTACGGTGAGCGCTACCCAGCGCTTCCGCTCGTTGTGAGCGAATCCGGCATCGCGACTGAAGTTGGCGAGCGCCGAGCGTCGAACATCGTGCGCGCCCTGGAGCAAATCGAGCGCGCCCGCGCGGAGAAGGTCGACATCCGTGGCTACTACTACTGGAGCCTCACCGACAATTTCGAGTGGGTGGAAGGCTTCGGGCCGCGCTTTGGCCTCTACTCCGTCGACTACGACACCTACGAGCGTACGCCCACGCTCGGAGCTGAAGTGCTGGGCAAGATCGCTGAGACGCGCAAGCTCTCCCAAGAGTACCGCGACCTCTACGGCGGTGATGGACCGATGACGCCGGAAGGCACGTTTGGTCCGCGTACTTTGTGTAGCGGCAAAGACCTGCCTTGA